One part of the Haliaeetus albicilla chromosome 9, bHalAlb1.1, whole genome shotgun sequence genome encodes these proteins:
- the TRIM37 gene encoding E3 ubiquitin-protein ligase TRIM37 isoform X1, giving the protein MDEQSVESIAEVFRCFICMEKLRDARLCPHCSKLCCFSCIRRWLTEQRAQCPHCRAPLQLRELVNCRWAEEVTQQLDTLQLCNLTKHEENEKDKCENHHEKLSVFCWTCKKCICHQCALWGGMHGGHTFKPLAEIYEQHVTKVNEEVAKLRRRLMELISLVQEVERNVEAVRSAKDERVREIRNAVEMMIARLDTQLKNKLITLMGQKTSLTQETELLESLLQEVEHQLRSCSKSELISKSSEILMMFQQVHRKPMASFVTTPVPPDFTSELVPAYDSTTFVLENFSTLRQRADPVYSPPLQVSGLCWRLKVYPDGNGVVRGYYLSVFLELSAGLPETSKYEYRVEMVHQSTNDPTKNIIREFASDFEVGECWGYNRFFRLDLLANEGYLNRQNDTVILRFQVRSPTFFQKCRDQHWYIAQLEAAQTSYIQQINNLKERLAIELSRTQKSRGISPPDTHLSPQNDDGPETRSKKSGQSTEILLENVAAPGLVRDSKEEEEEKIQHEDFNHELSDGDLDIDLAGEDEVNHLDGSSSSASSTATSNTEENDIDEETMSGENDVEYSSNMELEEGDLMEDAAAAATPGASGTSHGYTSASGRPSRRGGSALGSTASSSLLDIDPLILIHLLDLKDRNGMENLWGLQPRPPASLLQNRASSYSLKDRDQRRHQAMWRVPPDLKMLKRLKTQMAEVRSKMSDVKNQLSEVRSSNAGSCDGQPSFFSIEQGALAACGTESCSKLQEIGMELLAKSSVTSCYIRNSASKKSNSPKPIRSGPAGSLSLRRAMDCGDSNLRLKGDSQTSEGGVGSSKLSSRHHSSRPLANSSVSEALPKPEERPCEGSDSDVGVSGLNGLAAVEKTRKVGALGSNSKGCRTEGAQSGGLESSSETGELQGMLSEGASAGPEEAGVCQKHVLHLLPGMSSDSDIECDTENEEQEDATSASEGFNHTFSVQSSSEASERCSMFPEGDQVGPDDLGFVTGEDSTRKEVEP; this is encoded by the exons CGTTGGCTGACTGAACAAAGAGCTCAGTGCCCTCATTGTAG AGCCCCGCTGCAGCTACGAGAGCTTGTAAACTGTCGTTGGGCAGAAGAGGTCACGCAACAGCTTGATACACTTCAACTGTGCAATCTCacaaagcatgaagaaaatgaaaaagacaa GTGTGAAAATCATCATGAAAAGCTTAGTGTTTTCTGCTGGACTTGTAAGAAGTGTATCTGCCACCAGTGTGCGCTTTGGGGAGGAATG catGGAGGACATACTTTTAAGCCACTGGCAGAAATCTATGAGCAACATGTCACAAAAGTAAATGAAGAAGTGGCAAAGCTTCGGAGAAGACTCATGGAATTGATCAGTTTGGTGCAAGAAGTG GAGAGGAATGTGGAGGCAGTGCGTAGTGCAAAGGATGAACGAGTTCGGGAAATCAGGAATGCAGTGGAGATGATGATTGCCCGGTTAGATACTCAGCTGAAGAATAAGCTCATAACATTAATGG gTCAAAAGACATCGCTTACTCAAGAAACTGAACTTCTGGAATCCCTGCTTCAAGAAGTCGAACATCAG TTACGATCGTGCAGTAAGAGTGAGTTGATATCCAAAAGTTCAGAGATTCTGATGATGTTCCAGCAGGTTCATCGGAAGCCTATGGCCTCATTTGTCACTACTCCTGTCCCCCCAGACTTCACAAG TGAATTGGTTCCAGCCTATGACTCAACTACATTTGTCTTGGAAAACTTCAG TACGTTGCGTCAGCGAGCTGATCCTGTTTACAGTCCACCTCTTCAAGTGTCTGGACTTTGCTGGAGATTAAAAGTTTATCCA gaTGGAAATGGAGTAGTACGGGGCTACTACCTGTCTGTGTTCTTGGAGCTGTCCGCTGGATTGCCAGAGACATCCAA GTATGAGTACCGTGTAGAAATGGTTCACCAGTCCACCAATGATCCCACCAAAAACATAATTCGAGAGTTTGCCTCCGATTTTGAAGTTGGAGAATGCTGGGGTTACAACAGATTCTTTCGTTTAGACTTGCTAGCCAACGAAGGCTATTTAAACAGGCAGAACGACACTGTGATTCTAAG GTTCCAAGTGCGCTCGCCGACCTTTTTCCAAAAGTGCCGAGATCAACACTGGTACATTGCTCAATTGGAAGCAGCTCAGACGAGTTACATCCAACAGATAAATAACCTTAAAGAA AGACTTGCGATTGAACTTTCCCGGACTCAGAAATCACGAGGCATTTCACCTCCAGACACTCATCTTAGTCCCCAGAATGATGATGGTCCGGAAACAAGATCAAAGAAATCTGgacaaagcactgaaatactACTTGAGAATGTTGCTGCTCCAGGACTAGTGCGAGATagcaaggaagaggaggaagagaagatcCAGCATGAAGACTTTAAT cATGAGCTCTCTGATGGTGACTTGGATATAGATCTTGCTGGAGAAGATGAGGTGAACCACCTTGATGGTAGCAGCTCTTCAGCTAGTTCGACAGCAACTAgtaacactgaagaaaatgatATTGATGAAGAAACTAT GTCTGGAGAAAATGATGTGGAATATAGCAGTAATATGGAGTTGGAAGAAGGAGATCTCATGGAggatgcagcagctgctgctactCCTGGAGCATCAG GTACTAGCCATGGTTACACCAGTGCAAGTGGAAGACCTTCAAGGCGGGGAGGAAGTGCCCTAGGCTCAACAGCCAGTAGCAGTTTACTAGATATAGATCCCTTAATTTTAATCCACTTGTTGGATCTAAAAGACAGAAATGGTATGGAAAACCTTTGGGGCCTTCAGCCACGTCCCCCTGCCTCTCTTCTGCAGAACAGAG CATCATCCTATTCTCTAAAAGATCGAGATCAGCGGAGGCACCAGGCAATGTGGCGTGTGCCACCTGACTTGAAGATGCTGAAAAGACTTAAAACTCAGATGGCTGAAGTTCGAAGCAAAATGTCTGATGTAAAAAACCAACTATCAGAAGTGAGAAGCAGCAATGCTGGCTCATGTGATGGACAGCCCAGCTTCTTCTCCATTGAGCAAGGTGCTTTAGCTGCCTGTGGAACGGAAAGCTGCAGCAAGCTGCAGGAAATAGGAATGGAACTACTGGCAAAGTCTTCAGTTACCAGTTGTTACATAAGGAATT ctgcaagTAAGAAAAGTAATTCTCCCAAACCTATTCGCTCTGGACCAGCAGGTAGTCTGTCTTTACGAAGAGCTATGGACTGTGGGGATAGCAATCTTCGTTTAAAGGGAGACAGTCAAACTTCTGAAG GTGGCGTAGGGAGTTCAAAGTTGAGCAGTCGGCATCACTCTTCCAGGCCCCTGGCTAACAGCAGTGTGTCTGAGGCACTGCCTAAGCCAGAGGAAAGACCTTGTGAAGGTTCAGATTCCGATGTGGGAGTTTCTGGCCTAAATGGCTTAGCTGCTGTAGAGAAGACCAGAAAAGTTGGTGCTCTAGG GTCAAATTCTAAAGGATGTCGTACAGAAGGAGCACAGTCAGGTGGTctggagagcagctctgaaACTGGTGAACTGCAGGGCATGCTTTCTGAAGGTGCTTCTGCAGGGCCAGAAGAAG CTGGGGTATGTCAGAAGCATGTCCTTCATCTCCTACCAGGAATGAGCAGTGACAGTGACATTGAATGTGACACAGAAAACGAAGAGCAGGAGGATGCCACCTCTGCCTCGGAGGGGTTTAACCACACCTTCTCTGTCCAGTCCTCAAGCGAAG cCTCGGAGCGGTGCTCGATGTTCCCAGAGGGTGATCAAGTCGGTCCCGATGATCTCGGCTTTGTTACTGGAGAAGACAGCACCAG GAAGGAGGTGGAGCCCTGA
- the TRIM37 gene encoding E3 ubiquitin-protein ligase TRIM37 isoform X3 produces MDEQSVESIAEVFRCFICMEKLRDARLCPHCSKLCCFSCIRRWLTEQRAQCPHCRAPLQLRELVNCRWAEEVTQQLDTLQLCNLTKHEENEKDKCENHHEKLSVFCWTCKKCICHQCALWGGMHGGHTFKPLAEIYEQHVTKVNEEVAKLRRRLMELISLVQEVERNVEAVRSAKDERVREIRNAVEMMIARLDTQLKNKLITLMGQKTSLTQETELLESLLQEVEHQLRSCSKSELISKSSEILMMFQQVHRKPMASFVTTPVPPDFTSELVPAYDSTTFVLENFSTLRQRADPVYSPPLQVSGLCWRLKVYPDGNGVVRGYYLSVFLELSAGLPETSKYEYRVEMVHQSTNDPTKNIIREFASDFEVGECWGYNRFFRLDLLANEGYLNRQNDTVILRFQVRSPTFFQKCRDQHWYIAQLEAAQTSYIQQINNLKERLAIELSRTQKSRGISPPDTHLSPQNDDGPETRSKKSGQSTEILLENVAAPGLVRDSKEEEEEKIQHEDFNHELSDGDLDIDLAGEDEVNHLDGSSSSASSTATSNTEENDIDEETMSGENDVEYSSNMELEEGDLMEDAAAAATPGASGTSHGYTSASGRPSRRGGSALGSTASSSLLDIDPLILIHLLDLKDRNGMENLWGLQPRPPASLLQNRASSYSLKDRDQRRHQAMWRVPPDLKMLKRLKTQMAEVRSKMSDVKNQLSEVRSSNAGSCDGQPSFFSIEQGALAACGTESCSKLQEIGMELLAKSSVTSCYIRNSASKKSNSPKPIRSGPAGSLSLRRAMDCGDSNLRLKGDSQTSEGGVGSSKLSSRHHSSRPLANSSVSEALPKPEERPCEGSDSDVGVSGLNGLAAVEKTRKVGALGSNSKGCRTEGAQSGGLESSSETGELQGMLSEGASAGPEEGMSSDSDIECDTENEEQEDATSASEGFNHTFSVQSSSEASERCSMFPEGDQVGPDDLGFVTGEDSTRKEVEP; encoded by the exons CGTTGGCTGACTGAACAAAGAGCTCAGTGCCCTCATTGTAG AGCCCCGCTGCAGCTACGAGAGCTTGTAAACTGTCGTTGGGCAGAAGAGGTCACGCAACAGCTTGATACACTTCAACTGTGCAATCTCacaaagcatgaagaaaatgaaaaagacaa GTGTGAAAATCATCATGAAAAGCTTAGTGTTTTCTGCTGGACTTGTAAGAAGTGTATCTGCCACCAGTGTGCGCTTTGGGGAGGAATG catGGAGGACATACTTTTAAGCCACTGGCAGAAATCTATGAGCAACATGTCACAAAAGTAAATGAAGAAGTGGCAAAGCTTCGGAGAAGACTCATGGAATTGATCAGTTTGGTGCAAGAAGTG GAGAGGAATGTGGAGGCAGTGCGTAGTGCAAAGGATGAACGAGTTCGGGAAATCAGGAATGCAGTGGAGATGATGATTGCCCGGTTAGATACTCAGCTGAAGAATAAGCTCATAACATTAATGG gTCAAAAGACATCGCTTACTCAAGAAACTGAACTTCTGGAATCCCTGCTTCAAGAAGTCGAACATCAG TTACGATCGTGCAGTAAGAGTGAGTTGATATCCAAAAGTTCAGAGATTCTGATGATGTTCCAGCAGGTTCATCGGAAGCCTATGGCCTCATTTGTCACTACTCCTGTCCCCCCAGACTTCACAAG TGAATTGGTTCCAGCCTATGACTCAACTACATTTGTCTTGGAAAACTTCAG TACGTTGCGTCAGCGAGCTGATCCTGTTTACAGTCCACCTCTTCAAGTGTCTGGACTTTGCTGGAGATTAAAAGTTTATCCA gaTGGAAATGGAGTAGTACGGGGCTACTACCTGTCTGTGTTCTTGGAGCTGTCCGCTGGATTGCCAGAGACATCCAA GTATGAGTACCGTGTAGAAATGGTTCACCAGTCCACCAATGATCCCACCAAAAACATAATTCGAGAGTTTGCCTCCGATTTTGAAGTTGGAGAATGCTGGGGTTACAACAGATTCTTTCGTTTAGACTTGCTAGCCAACGAAGGCTATTTAAACAGGCAGAACGACACTGTGATTCTAAG GTTCCAAGTGCGCTCGCCGACCTTTTTCCAAAAGTGCCGAGATCAACACTGGTACATTGCTCAATTGGAAGCAGCTCAGACGAGTTACATCCAACAGATAAATAACCTTAAAGAA AGACTTGCGATTGAACTTTCCCGGACTCAGAAATCACGAGGCATTTCACCTCCAGACACTCATCTTAGTCCCCAGAATGATGATGGTCCGGAAACAAGATCAAAGAAATCTGgacaaagcactgaaatactACTTGAGAATGTTGCTGCTCCAGGACTAGTGCGAGATagcaaggaagaggaggaagagaagatcCAGCATGAAGACTTTAAT cATGAGCTCTCTGATGGTGACTTGGATATAGATCTTGCTGGAGAAGATGAGGTGAACCACCTTGATGGTAGCAGCTCTTCAGCTAGTTCGACAGCAACTAgtaacactgaagaaaatgatATTGATGAAGAAACTAT GTCTGGAGAAAATGATGTGGAATATAGCAGTAATATGGAGTTGGAAGAAGGAGATCTCATGGAggatgcagcagctgctgctactCCTGGAGCATCAG GTACTAGCCATGGTTACACCAGTGCAAGTGGAAGACCTTCAAGGCGGGGAGGAAGTGCCCTAGGCTCAACAGCCAGTAGCAGTTTACTAGATATAGATCCCTTAATTTTAATCCACTTGTTGGATCTAAAAGACAGAAATGGTATGGAAAACCTTTGGGGCCTTCAGCCACGTCCCCCTGCCTCTCTTCTGCAGAACAGAG CATCATCCTATTCTCTAAAAGATCGAGATCAGCGGAGGCACCAGGCAATGTGGCGTGTGCCACCTGACTTGAAGATGCTGAAAAGACTTAAAACTCAGATGGCTGAAGTTCGAAGCAAAATGTCTGATGTAAAAAACCAACTATCAGAAGTGAGAAGCAGCAATGCTGGCTCATGTGATGGACAGCCCAGCTTCTTCTCCATTGAGCAAGGTGCTTTAGCTGCCTGTGGAACGGAAAGCTGCAGCAAGCTGCAGGAAATAGGAATGGAACTACTGGCAAAGTCTTCAGTTACCAGTTGTTACATAAGGAATT ctgcaagTAAGAAAAGTAATTCTCCCAAACCTATTCGCTCTGGACCAGCAGGTAGTCTGTCTTTACGAAGAGCTATGGACTGTGGGGATAGCAATCTTCGTTTAAAGGGAGACAGTCAAACTTCTGAAG GTGGCGTAGGGAGTTCAAAGTTGAGCAGTCGGCATCACTCTTCCAGGCCCCTGGCTAACAGCAGTGTGTCTGAGGCACTGCCTAAGCCAGAGGAAAGACCTTGTGAAGGTTCAGATTCCGATGTGGGAGTTTCTGGCCTAAATGGCTTAGCTGCTGTAGAGAAGACCAGAAAAGTTGGTGCTCTAGG GTCAAATTCTAAAGGATGTCGTACAGAAGGAGCACAGTCAGGTGGTctggagagcagctctgaaACTGGTGAACTGCAGGGCATGCTTTCTGAAGGTGCTTCTGCAGGGCCAGAAGAAG GAATGAGCAGTGACAGTGACATTGAATGTGACACAGAAAACGAAGAGCAGGAGGATGCCACCTCTGCCTCGGAGGGGTTTAACCACACCTTCTCTGTCCAGTCCTCAAGCGAAG cCTCGGAGCGGTGCTCGATGTTCCCAGAGGGTGATCAAGTCGGTCCCGATGATCTCGGCTTTGTTACTGGAGAAGACAGCACCAG GAAGGAGGTGGAGCCCTGA
- the TRIM37 gene encoding E3 ubiquitin-protein ligase TRIM37 isoform X2: MDEQSVESIAEVFRCFICMEKLRDARLCPHCSKLCCFSCIRRWLTEQRAQCPHCRAPLQLRELVNCRWAEEVTQQLDTLQLCNLTKHEENEKDKCENHHEKLSVFCWTCKKCICHQCALWGGMHGGHTFKPLAEIYEQHVTKVNEEVAKLRRRLMELISLVQEVERNVEAVRSAKDERVREIRNAVEMMIARLDTQLKNKLITLMGQKTSLTQETELLESLLQEVEHQLRSCSKSELISKSSEILMMFQQVHRKPMASFVTTPVPPDFTSELVPAYDSTTFVLENFSTLRQRADPVYSPPLQVSGLCWRLKVYPDGNGVVRGYYLSVFLELSAGLPETSKYEYRVEMVHQSTNDPTKNIIREFASDFEVGECWGYNRFFRLDLLANEGYLNRQNDTVILRFQVRSPTFFQKCRDQHWYIAQLEAAQTSYIQQINNLKERLAIELSRTQKSRGISPPDTHLSPQNDDGPETRSKKSGQSTEILLENVAAPGLVRDSKEEEEEKIQHEDFNHELSDGDLDIDLAGEDEVNHLDGSSSSASSTATSNTEENDIDEETMSGENDVEYSSNMELEEGDLMEDAAAAATPGASGTSHGYTSASGRPSRRGGSALGSTASSSLLDIDPLILIHLLDLKDRNGMENLWGLQPRPPASLLQNRASSYSLKDRDQRRHQAMWRVPPDLKMLKRLKTQMAEVRSKMSDVKNQLSEVRSSNAGSCDGQPSFFSIEQGALAACGTESCSKLQEIGMELLAKSSVTSCYIRNSASKKSNSPKPIRSGPAGSLSLRRAMDCGDSNLRLKGDSQTSEGGVGSSKLSSRHHSSRPLANSSVSEALPKPEERPCEGSDSDVGVSGLNGLAAVEKTRKVGALGSNSKGCRTEGAQSGGLESSSETGELQGMLSEGASAGPEEAGVCQKHVLHLLPGMSSDSDIECDTENEEQEDATSASEGFNHTFSVQSSSEASERCSMFPEGDQVGPDDLGFVTGEDSTR; the protein is encoded by the exons CGTTGGCTGACTGAACAAAGAGCTCAGTGCCCTCATTGTAG AGCCCCGCTGCAGCTACGAGAGCTTGTAAACTGTCGTTGGGCAGAAGAGGTCACGCAACAGCTTGATACACTTCAACTGTGCAATCTCacaaagcatgaagaaaatgaaaaagacaa GTGTGAAAATCATCATGAAAAGCTTAGTGTTTTCTGCTGGACTTGTAAGAAGTGTATCTGCCACCAGTGTGCGCTTTGGGGAGGAATG catGGAGGACATACTTTTAAGCCACTGGCAGAAATCTATGAGCAACATGTCACAAAAGTAAATGAAGAAGTGGCAAAGCTTCGGAGAAGACTCATGGAATTGATCAGTTTGGTGCAAGAAGTG GAGAGGAATGTGGAGGCAGTGCGTAGTGCAAAGGATGAACGAGTTCGGGAAATCAGGAATGCAGTGGAGATGATGATTGCCCGGTTAGATACTCAGCTGAAGAATAAGCTCATAACATTAATGG gTCAAAAGACATCGCTTACTCAAGAAACTGAACTTCTGGAATCCCTGCTTCAAGAAGTCGAACATCAG TTACGATCGTGCAGTAAGAGTGAGTTGATATCCAAAAGTTCAGAGATTCTGATGATGTTCCAGCAGGTTCATCGGAAGCCTATGGCCTCATTTGTCACTACTCCTGTCCCCCCAGACTTCACAAG TGAATTGGTTCCAGCCTATGACTCAACTACATTTGTCTTGGAAAACTTCAG TACGTTGCGTCAGCGAGCTGATCCTGTTTACAGTCCACCTCTTCAAGTGTCTGGACTTTGCTGGAGATTAAAAGTTTATCCA gaTGGAAATGGAGTAGTACGGGGCTACTACCTGTCTGTGTTCTTGGAGCTGTCCGCTGGATTGCCAGAGACATCCAA GTATGAGTACCGTGTAGAAATGGTTCACCAGTCCACCAATGATCCCACCAAAAACATAATTCGAGAGTTTGCCTCCGATTTTGAAGTTGGAGAATGCTGGGGTTACAACAGATTCTTTCGTTTAGACTTGCTAGCCAACGAAGGCTATTTAAACAGGCAGAACGACACTGTGATTCTAAG GTTCCAAGTGCGCTCGCCGACCTTTTTCCAAAAGTGCCGAGATCAACACTGGTACATTGCTCAATTGGAAGCAGCTCAGACGAGTTACATCCAACAGATAAATAACCTTAAAGAA AGACTTGCGATTGAACTTTCCCGGACTCAGAAATCACGAGGCATTTCACCTCCAGACACTCATCTTAGTCCCCAGAATGATGATGGTCCGGAAACAAGATCAAAGAAATCTGgacaaagcactgaaatactACTTGAGAATGTTGCTGCTCCAGGACTAGTGCGAGATagcaaggaagaggaggaagagaagatcCAGCATGAAGACTTTAAT cATGAGCTCTCTGATGGTGACTTGGATATAGATCTTGCTGGAGAAGATGAGGTGAACCACCTTGATGGTAGCAGCTCTTCAGCTAGTTCGACAGCAACTAgtaacactgaagaaaatgatATTGATGAAGAAACTAT GTCTGGAGAAAATGATGTGGAATATAGCAGTAATATGGAGTTGGAAGAAGGAGATCTCATGGAggatgcagcagctgctgctactCCTGGAGCATCAG GTACTAGCCATGGTTACACCAGTGCAAGTGGAAGACCTTCAAGGCGGGGAGGAAGTGCCCTAGGCTCAACAGCCAGTAGCAGTTTACTAGATATAGATCCCTTAATTTTAATCCACTTGTTGGATCTAAAAGACAGAAATGGTATGGAAAACCTTTGGGGCCTTCAGCCACGTCCCCCTGCCTCTCTTCTGCAGAACAGAG CATCATCCTATTCTCTAAAAGATCGAGATCAGCGGAGGCACCAGGCAATGTGGCGTGTGCCACCTGACTTGAAGATGCTGAAAAGACTTAAAACTCAGATGGCTGAAGTTCGAAGCAAAATGTCTGATGTAAAAAACCAACTATCAGAAGTGAGAAGCAGCAATGCTGGCTCATGTGATGGACAGCCCAGCTTCTTCTCCATTGAGCAAGGTGCTTTAGCTGCCTGTGGAACGGAAAGCTGCAGCAAGCTGCAGGAAATAGGAATGGAACTACTGGCAAAGTCTTCAGTTACCAGTTGTTACATAAGGAATT ctgcaagTAAGAAAAGTAATTCTCCCAAACCTATTCGCTCTGGACCAGCAGGTAGTCTGTCTTTACGAAGAGCTATGGACTGTGGGGATAGCAATCTTCGTTTAAAGGGAGACAGTCAAACTTCTGAAG GTGGCGTAGGGAGTTCAAAGTTGAGCAGTCGGCATCACTCTTCCAGGCCCCTGGCTAACAGCAGTGTGTCTGAGGCACTGCCTAAGCCAGAGGAAAGACCTTGTGAAGGTTCAGATTCCGATGTGGGAGTTTCTGGCCTAAATGGCTTAGCTGCTGTAGAGAAGACCAGAAAAGTTGGTGCTCTAGG GTCAAATTCTAAAGGATGTCGTACAGAAGGAGCACAGTCAGGTGGTctggagagcagctctgaaACTGGTGAACTGCAGGGCATGCTTTCTGAAGGTGCTTCTGCAGGGCCAGAAGAAG CTGGGGTATGTCAGAAGCATGTCCTTCATCTCCTACCAGGAATGAGCAGTGACAGTGACATTGAATGTGACACAGAAAACGAAGAGCAGGAGGATGCCACCTCTGCCTCGGAGGGGTTTAACCACACCTTCTCTGTCCAGTCCTCAAGCGAAG cCTCGGAGCGGTGCTCGATGTTCCCAGAGGGTGATCAAGTCGGTCCCGATGATCTCGGCTTTGTTACTGGAGAAGACAGCACCAG ATAG